The Cheilinus undulatus linkage group 17, ASM1832078v1, whole genome shotgun sequence genomic sequence gatgagattaaagttaaagaaatgaAAGCCAGCTGATTTTAAACACTGAACTTTATTAGACCATCATCACATGAAACAACATAAAGCTTTAATAAAATACTCTTTGGTATAAATGTTCCTATCAAATACTTTATCATAAATCAATGGAAAGTGCTGAAACGGTCCACGGACCTCTGAACAGACTTTAATCTGTCAGACGTGAAACAGAGCAGGACGATACGGCGAGCAGAAAAACACGAGCCTCAGAATCAGACAGAAAACTTCACATCCTCAGTCTCTTCTGTTTGATGCTTTTAACAATAATTCAGTTGTTTTCACATCCACATTAGCACATGTGGGTTATATTCAGGAGTTTTAAAGATGAACAGGTTTATCAGTCTCTGGTCTGTTAGCTACCCTGCAGCCGTCAGAGAGGCTGAAATCTCTGCTACATGATCCCTGATAGAGATGTATCACATCTACAGCAAACAGCTGTTAGACTACAGAGAAGTCCTCCACAACACCACAGCTTCTACTGGGTACTGGTACAGATCTGCTGATCCAGCCCTGGTACTGGATCATGGTCTGATCCAGACTCAAATAGCCAGACTGGATGTCACGGCAACAGCCTACTTCACTATTTTAAGTGGATCTTGTCATCTCAGCCCACTGCTGTCTTCAGTTTGCACAAGTTTTAACAACATCGCTGCCCTCGGCTCTCCAGACGGGCGGAGCGTAGCACGGAGGGAGCTAAAAACAAAGGCTAACCAGTTCAGAGGCCATTATGTCTGTTAGAATTTCAACTAGAAGACATTTAGGAGCTGCTCCCTGCAGACGGGACAGCCTGTTCTCCTGCTGCAGGATCCACTCATTCACTACTGACATTAGACACTTCTGTTGTTATTTACTCTGATTCTTAAATATCTTAAAACTCCAGACATGTCCTTTAAAACGAGAAGACTTTCTCTGGTCACACCGGATACAGAACTTTTCTTCACGTAGAAAAAACTTCAGAGGAACGTTTGACATCAGTGACGTTCTGCCGTCACTTCATGTTTCAATCACAGCATTTATCCTTTCTGATTGGTCGACAGTCGTCCCATCCTGACCTACCACAGTCGCCCCATCCTGACCTACCACAGTCGCCCCATCCTGACCTAAGACAGTCGCCCCATCCTGACCTACCACAGTCGCCCCATCCTGACCTACCACAGTCGCCCCATTGTGACCTAAGACAGTCGCCCCATCCTGACCTACCACAGTCGCCCCATCCTGACCTAAGACAGTCGCCCCATCCTGACCTACGACAGTCATCCCATCCTGACCTAAGACAGTCACCCCATCCTGACCTACCACAGTCGCCCCATTGTGACCTAAGACAGTCGCCCCATCCTGACCTACCACAGTCGCCCCATCCTGACCTAAGACAGTCGCCCCATCCTGACCTACGACAGTCGCCCCATCCTGACCTACGACAGTAGCCCCATCCTGACCTACCACAGTCGCCCCATCCTGACCTACCACAGTCGCCCCATCCTGACCTACCACAGTCGCCCCATCCTGACCTAAGACAGTCGCCCCATCCTGACCTAAGACAGTCGCCCCATCCTGACCTACGACAGTCGCCCCATCCTGACCTACGACAGTTGTCCCATCCTGACCTAAGACAGTCGTCCCATCCTGACCTACGACAGTCGTCCCATCCTGACCTACGACAGTCGTCCCATCCTGACCTACAACAGTCGCCCCATCCTGACCTAAGACAGTCGCCCCATCCTGACCTACGACAGTCATCCCATCCTGACCTAAGACAGTCGCCCCATCCTGACCTAAGACAGTCGCCCCATCCTGACCTAAGACAGTCGCCCCATCCTGACCACAGGAGTTAGTCCTTTATTGGGGCTTTTCCATACGTGGTCCCGGCTCGGCTCTACTCAGTTTTGGCACTAGGTGCTTTGTTTTCCATCCCGTTGGATTCTTTGatagtttttctttaacagaCGGGGCGATGTCCAAAATAAAAACGATGGAGAACATGGAGGAGAATCAAGCCAGCAACACACAGTGAAGAAGCCCCATTAATGCTGCTCGTCTCTGGGTCCGTTTAGCTCAACTGGTAACAGTCAGAGGGGCGGAGCTTAAAGTGCAGACAGATCCAAGAGGTGACAGAGTCCATCCTCCATGATGAGGCCTGGTTATGGACTCAGACTCAGACGGTGGGCTATTTTGGACTCTTTTCCACCAGTTAGTCTGGTTTAGCTCAGAACCCTTTGGTACGGTAAACCCAGATCTGGCCTGTGTTTCCTCAGTTGACAGGACCGTTACTTGGTTATGAACTGGCGGTCTACCCAGCTCCATCCTTTAAGTCTGGACTGGTTCATTTCCACAAAGAAGTCCAGTTTAGAATGATACCTAAAGTACTGGTACTAAAATAACTGATCCATCCTGTCCCCCTTTTTACCAAGCAaacaagatcagggtttaccaaactaaaccaaactgcCTGGTGGAAATGCACCAGTAGGGATACTGGGTATCCAGTGGAAAGATGCCAAAAAAGCTAGGACGGCATGGTTGTGATTCTGGCACCTTTCCTGACACAATATTTCCCTTCCAAACTTCATCAGACACCTTGGTAAAAACGCCATTTGAGAACTAGTCTAGGACTCAGACGATGGACTCTTTGGACGGCGTCTTCCCGCTCTGTGAGGACTGTAAGGAGTGAAGCCCCGACACCTGGCTGTGTGGGTGGGGCAACACGACGATCACCCTCTGATTGGACGTTCTCCACTCGTTGTACAGACGACAGTGATACCTGAGAGACACCTGGAGGAGACAGAACAGACGCATGTCACCAAGAAATGTTACTGTCAACACTTCTGATAAGAGAGAGGACATGCTTTAGGACGAGGGAGCATTGATAACACGATAATAGGAGAAAAACCTGCGAACAAGAGAATGTTCCTGTTCAGGCTGACAGAATGTGAGATAAACCTCCGTCATACTGACCAAGGTCCAGAAGAGGTAGATGGTGAAGAGCGCCACCGTCAGAGCGATGAGCCCCACGGCCTCCAGGCGGCTGGAGAAGTGAAGATGGTCGATGGCTCCTCGGAGGCAGAGCCAGCCAGAGACGGAGGCCAGAGGAGTGATGAGGAGGAAACAGACCAAGTCTCCGAACAGCGTCCTCTTCTCCTGACGCAGAGATCGGTTCTGTAACCACTGAAGGAGAGCGGCGCCTTAGTACGGATCTAACAGGATGTAACAAGCATGACGACCTTCCTTTCGCTTACCTCCAGCAGAGACCTGGACCTCCTCTTCACGGTGAACTGGTACTGACAGAGCTCACAGATACTGGTCCCTGAAGCTGACAGCCAGCGCTCCAGGCAGCTACGATGGACGGAGGAGAGGGAGCCAGAACACTCGCAGGGGGACAGCAGCTCCTCCTGAGTCCCGCCGTCGTGACAGATCCGACACATGGACGACTCTGACATGGAGCTGAGGAAGAGATAATTCAGTTAGTGTTCAGCCGTCAGATATGAAGTCAGTGGAGGCTCCAGGTCAGCCTGGAAGAAGGGGCCATTTGATAGAATAACCTCTAAACGAAGACCGAGGCCTGGAGTTTGACTCTGGTGAATAAATTCAGAATGATTGGCTGTGGAGATTTAAAAGAGGGGCACATTCATTTACTGAAAGCTTTGAATTTAGGACCTCTGGGCTCCTTTAAACCATCTGAACCCTCCTGGTTACAGGCTTTGACTCTGTTGCTGTCATGGGACGTCCCATGATGGGCGGGATCGGAGGGTCATTGTACAATGACACTTGCTGTGCTACTCTTAAAAGTAAAGACCTTTAAGGACCTACCACAGTTTAGCGTTTGCAGACGTCATCTGAGGATCCGAGGGTTTGTAACCCTGTGTCTGCTCGCCGTCCTCCTCCATGGTTTTACCAGGCAGAGGCGGGTCATCAGAGAACACAAACCTGGACTCAGAGAGCGGCTCGGACCTGAAGGAGACATGAGCTGACAGATTCTGGTTCGGTACAACTTCTGGAAACAACGTGCAGCGGCTGGTCGTCATGGCGCCACGTCTGGATGACGGTCTTACTGGAGGTCACCCATCTGGAGGAAGAACAGGGAGAACCGAGGCTTATGATTGGCTGGTTTTAAAGATTTACCTCTGGAGGTTTTGCCtttacaggagaggagaggacagaggagagacagggaaaccagagagagaggggaatgacGAAGGAAAGGAGCCACGGCTTcctgttttatatttaaaataaactgaggGACTTTTAGGAGAACTCAACCTGGGAGTCAGGAGGATAGTTAGGGAAGAATTATGAggattttattcacatttaaccGCCTAAGACCCTGCGTGAGATGAGGACCTCACATATTGGCTTTTCTACAACACAGAAGTTTATTTAGGATCATTTTCTAGAATCTCCACTGAAGTTTAGGGAGTTGGATTAAAATGTTGCCATGACATTCTGACAAATTCTCACAGAGCTTTTAGTGAATATACTTCAGTATCTTTGGTAATGTGCTTGGAAATGTTTAAGTATTTCAAGGACATTTTGGGGGATTGATTTCTatattttatagattttaattgGAAGTTTtggaggagatttttttttttacattttcactggACTTTATATCAATGTTTGGTAGAATCTgttatcattattttcattttttatcaggTGTTTCTCATGGAAATTTAGATAGGAGATTAGATAGGATAGGCACTTTATTTATCCTGAAGGAAACTTAAGACACGGAGCACCGGAACTGGAAATGTACCGTGATATTCAGGAAtttgatttggatttttaaggagatttgctttgaaatttggggGTATTTTCAATGAAATTTGGTAAAtgcatttgtacatttttgggaatataataataaaataaggtTTTATAGAAAAGTCTCTGAAAcaacaggtgcatctaaaaaaataagaatatcatgaaaaagttcaatattttttgtcactcttttctgaaagatAAACCCacatattatatagacttgttagacatagagtgaaatatttcactaacAGAGCTgtataaaacagaataaactgAGCTGTATTAAACAGAATAAACTGAGCTGTATTAAACAGAATAAACTGAGCTgtataaaacagaataaactgAGCTgtataaaacagaataaactgAGCTGTATTAAACAGAATAAACTGAGCTGTGTTAAACAGAATAAACTGAGCTGTATTAAACAGAATAAACTGAGCTGTATTAAACAGAATAAACTGAGCTGTGTTAAACAGAATAAACTGAGCTGTATTAAACAGAATAAACTGAGCTGTATTAAACAGAATAAACTGAGCTGTATTAAACAGAATAAACTGAGCTGTATTAAACAGAATAAACTGAGCTGTGTTAAACAGAATAAACTGAGCTATGTCTCCATCATGTTGGATCATGAGACAGAGGAATGTGACTCAATGATTTCATGTAAACAGCTACAGGATGTTAGCCTGCTCGTCATTAACGCTTCATATAACCAATAACTGGAGTTTTAAAGTACACATACTCACCTTTATCAGCTTTATTCAGATCATCTCCACCGTaaacatctctgtctcctctgtTCTTTCTGTCTGTAGCTCCTCTTTAACCGTGAACTTCCGCTTCTAGCTAAAAGCGTTGTCCTTCGGTTTAGCTGCTCTAGCTTTCATTACGTCCCTGAACGCGCCTTACAGGAACAACGTCTCCATAGATTCTCCAGAAACCTCCATTATGCGTTAAACAAAATATCTCCCAGTCTTTCATctattttataaaatcaaaattagattaatttaAGAGCTACTCTTTAGTGTGTGATGGTAAAATGAGTGGTGATCACGCGATGTATGGAAAGAATCCTCGCCTGTCAGACAAAGTACAGGGCACACTTTAGAAAGTTTACATCCGCTTCCCGACCAATCACAGCACGTTTTCTGCTTCACATTAATAACgtcagaacaaaacaaaaatgtaaacaatttAACGTCAATGTTGATACGTTTGAAAGAAATCTTTAATAATTACAttagaaaatatgaataaaacagcaaaTTTACACCGCAGAGAATTTTAACATGTAAAACATTAGTTTATTGACAGTtatttgtaataataataattattattattattagtattattataacaataataacaacaacaatgataataatcaaaaataatattaacaataataataataataacaataacaacaacaacaaaacaacaacaataataataatattgttaataataatgataatgataataataataacaacaatattcatattaataataataataataataataataatgataattacaatgaaaataacaacaataataaaataatcttaataataataataatcataacaataataacaacaataatattaatattaataataataataatgttaatgatgataatatgtttatttttaatgggTGACAGTGTGTAAAGGCATTGATcaaacagaggaaataaaaaccCGGCAGCTCCAGATTTAGTAAATCACTAGTTCTGATCTTTAGTCCCACATAAACACATGAAATCCCACCGGGCAGGGAGGACAAACACCTGACCCACCACAGCTGGGAAGGTAAAGAACATAAATAATACCAGCAGTTATTTTAACACTTCTCAAAAACAAAGCttcaaagtgctttatgagGGCAGAAACACGTtaaagaaatcattttaaaaagacgTAGAGACAGATAATAACTCTAcagcaaagaggaaaaaaatttaaagacataaaatgaatttaaaagaatTCTACAGGgcattaaattatttaaaa encodes the following:
- the LOC121525554 gene encoding E3 ubiquitin-protein ligase MARCHF3-like, which encodes MTTSRCTLFPEVVPNQNLSAHVSFRSEPLSESRFVFSDDPPLPGKTMEEDGEQTQGYKPSDPQMTSANAKLCSMSESSMCRICHDGGTQEELLSPCECSGSLSSVHRSCLERWLSASGTSICELCQYQFTVKRRSRSLLEWLQNRSLRQEKRTLFGDLVCFLLITPLASVSGWLCLRGAIDHLHFSSRLEAVGLIALTVALFTIYLFWTLVSLRYHCRLYNEWRTSNQRVIVVLPHPHSQVSGLHSLQSSQSGKTPSKESIV